Within Chloroflexota bacterium, the genomic segment TGAAGCGCTCGGTCGCATTCCACGAGCGAGTGAAGGTCTCGAGCGCGTCGATCTGCTCGGCGGTGACCTGGTCGGCCTGGTACCAGATCACGATCCCGCCGTGCTCGAGATTGTGGATGGCCGGCTCCTGGGGTTGGGCAGTCGTGTAGACGCCCCAGGGCAGGGGGTGGTCCCAATGCGGGCCCGAGGCCGCGGGCGTTGATGAATACGGACCGCCCGCGGTGCCGTCGGCGATATGGTCCCGACCGTCCATCGCCTGCGCCACACCCACTGACGCCGAAGCGCCCGGCGCCAGGAGGGCAAATATGAGGATCGCCGACAGGCCGGCTATCACCAATGCCCCGATGCCGACGATGGCCAGGGTCGTCCCGCTCAGCCGGCTGGCGCCGTTCGACCCCACGCGGCGCCCGAGGGCAGCCTCGGTAGCGCGGGTTCGGCGCTGGGGTGACGACGTTCGGCGGCGGGTCATACGGCGGGTCAGGATAGCCGAGCCCGGCCCGATGGTCCGGGCAGGGGAGATGGAAGGGCGTTGATAGAATCGGCGGGCCGTGGCTGCCCAGACGCCTGAACCAAGCGGGATCCGGGGGCTTCTCAGCCTGCTCATCGAGCAGGTCTCCGAGCTTGCCCGGCTCTACGTTGCCGCCGCGCGCCAGGAGGTGGGGGATGGCCTGAACCAACTGAAGGTGGCCGTCGTGCTGGCAGGGATCGCGCTGATCCTGCTCGCCCTGGCGGCCGTGGTCCTGGTCGTGCTGCTGGTCTCCGTCATCAGCGCCGTGATCGGGATACCCCTATGGGCGGCCGCCCTGATCGTGCTGCTGGGTCTCCTGCTTCTGGCCGGCCTGTGTGGCTGGCTTGCCTATCGGCGCCTTCGACATGCCAGACTGATGCCGGAGGAGACTATCGCCGCCGCCAGAGAGGACCTCGAGTGGGCGCAACACTGGACGAAACGCGGGTAGAGCTCGCGGCACAGCGAGCACGGGTGCGCGCCACCGCCGACCGGCTGGAGTCGGCCGTGAGGCGCGGGTTCGACCTGCGGGCCAGGCTGCGCCAGCACCCGGTCCAGACAGCAGGCGTGGCCGTGGGCCTGGCGTTCATCCTGCTCGGCGGGCCGCGGCGCACCGTTCGCCAGATCCGGCGCGCCCTGGGCGGGTCGGCCGAGGCCGAGCGGGCGTATGCCTCGCTACCGGGTGCGCTCCGCGCGCTGGTGGACGCGTCGGCGTCCGGTGGGAAGGACCGGGATGAGGCCCGACGGCAGCTGGCGCTGGCCCTCCACGCCTGGCGCGAGGACCCCAAGAACCGGAAGCGCGCCGCGCGGCTGGTGAGCGAAACCCTCGCCCCGCCGGGGCCGGGACGCGCCTTCTGGTCCTTCTTCGAGATCGCAGCGGTTACGGCTGCGGGGATCGTCGTGCGACGGGTGGTGGCGAACCGACTGGCGGACGAGCCGAAGTCGAGGCCACGGTCTGCCGGCTCGAGATCCGAAGAGACCCCGCCCGCCGATCGGTACTCCGGGTGGTCCGGACAGCGGGGCACGCCCGCCGGCCCGGCCAAGCCGACCCTGCAGCCAGCCAAACCCGCCGAGGAGTCGGCAACGCCCGCCCGGAAGCCTTCATGACCCGATCGGGTCGGATGCCGCGGTTGGTTTGCTAGACTCCGCGGGCCGCCGAGCACCCTCGTTCGGGCGAGTGGCGGAACGGCAGACGCGCCAGCTTTAGGAGCTGGTGTCGCAAGACGTGCGAGTTCGAATCTCGCCTCGCCCACCATCCATCAGAAGGTCGTACCGCTCGTGACGCTGCTCACATGATCACCGTTTCCACGCGCCCCGAGCCGGGCTCGCGGGTCCGCCTCGACATCGAAGTGCCGGCCGAAGAAGTGTCGCGCCATTTCGAAACGGCGTATCGCCACCTGGCGGAGCGGACTCGGGTCCCCGGGTTTCGGCCCGGCAAGGCGCCGCGCAATGTGATCGAGCGCTATGTCGGCCGAGACGCGGTGCTGGCCGAAGCGGTCGAGCACCTGGTCGGCGAGGGCTATGACGCCGCCATCGACCAGACCGATCTCATCCCCATCGACCAGCCCGAGGTGGAGATCGACACCGCGTCACTACGGGAGGGCGACACGGCGCGATTCGCAGCCGTGGTGGCGGTTCGTCCAACCGTGACCGTGGGGGCATATACCGACTACCCGTTCAAGCTCGAGGTGCCGCCCGTCAGCGACGAGGACGTCGAGGTGGTGCTATCGGAGCTCCGCGACCAACAGGCCACGCTGAGACCTGTGGACGACCGGGGAGCCGGGAAGGGAGACCTGGTCGCGGTCTCGTTCCGCGGCACGATCGATGGGGAGGCATTCGATGGCGGGACTGCCGACCGCCTGCCGCTGGTCCTGGGCGAGGAGCGGATGATCCCCGGCTGGGAGGACCAGCTGCTGGGCCTGCGGATCGGTGAAAGCCGGGAGTTCGACCTGACCTTCCCGGCCGATTACCGGGTCGAGGCGCTGACCGGCAAGGAGGCCCACTTCAACGTCACCCTGGTCGACCTCCGGGAGCGGATCCTGCCCGAGCTGGACGACGCGTTCGCCGCGTCGGTCACCGACGGTCAGACCCTCGACCAGCTGCGCGCCGAGATTCGCGAGGCACTGGGGCGCCGAGCCGAGGCCGAGGCGCGCCATCAGTTCGGCGACCGGATCATCGAGTTCGCCACCGCCAACGCAACCGTCGAGCTGCCCGAGGTCATGATCGCCAACGAGGTCGAGATCATGCGCGACGAGCTGCGCGCGCGCCTGGCCGAGCAGCGAATCGGGATCGACAAGTACCTCGAGCTCGCCCGCCAGACTCCAGAGGAGCTGATGGCCGAGCTTCGCGATCCCGCCAGCCGGCGCGTGAAAACCCTGCTCGTCCTGTCGGCCATTGCGGAGCGGGAGGGCATCGACGCGACCGACGCCGAGGTCGACGCCGAAGTCGAGGCCCAGCTGGCTCGCTACCCCGGCGAGCCGCGCCTCCGCGAGTACCTCGCATCGCGCCGCGGTCGGTCGTACCTGCGGATGACGCTGCGGAACCGTAAACTCGTGGATGGCCTCATCGACCGGGCCGCGCCGCCAGCGGCAACCGAAGACGCGGCTACCGAAGAAGCGGCAACCGAACCACGCGCGGAGTGAACACGATGCTCATCCCGATGGTCATCGAGAGCAGCGCTCGCGGAGAGCGGGCCTTCGACATCTACTCGCGGCTGCTCAAGGAGCGGATCATCTTCCTCGGCGAGCCGATCGAGGATCACGTCGCCAACCTGGTCATCGCCCAGCTCCTGTTCCTCGAGAGCGAGGACCAGGCGAAGGACATCATGCTGTACATCAACTCCCC encodes:
- a CDS encoding DUF3105 domain-containing protein, encoding MTRRRTSSPQRRTRATEAALGRRVGSNGASRLSGTTLAIVGIGALVIAGLSAILIFALLAPGASASVGVAQAMDGRDHIADGTAGGPYSSTPAASGPHWDHPLPWGVYTTAQPQEPAIHNLEHGGIVIWYQADQVTAEQIDALETFTRSWNATERFKVIVAPWTGSDFGHPMAMLAWTWLLYLDEIDTDVMDRFVDQHYGDAPEPGGGPGRPVQ
- the tig gene encoding trigger factor, which produces MITVSTRPEPGSRVRLDIEVPAEEVSRHFETAYRHLAERTRVPGFRPGKAPRNVIERYVGRDAVLAEAVEHLVGEGYDAAIDQTDLIPIDQPEVEIDTASLREGDTARFAAVVAVRPTVTVGAYTDYPFKLEVPPVSDEDVEVVLSELRDQQATLRPVDDRGAGKGDLVAVSFRGTIDGEAFDGGTADRLPLVLGEERMIPGWEDQLLGLRIGESREFDLTFPADYRVEALTGKEAHFNVTLVDLRERILPELDDAFAASVTDGQTLDQLRAEIREALGRRAEAEARHQFGDRIIEFATANATVELPEVMIANEVEIMRDELRARLAEQRIGIDKYLELARQTPEELMAELRDPASRRVKTLLVLSAIAEREGIDATDAEVDAEVEAQLARYPGEPRLREYLASRRGRSYLRMTLRNRKLVDGLIDRAAPPAATEDAATEEAATEPRAE
- a CDS encoding phage holin family protein, giving the protein MAAQTPEPSGIRGLLSLLIEQVSELARLYVAAARQEVGDGLNQLKVAVVLAGIALILLALAAVVLVVLLVSVISAVIGIPLWAAALIVLLGLLLLAGLCGWLAYRRLRHARLMPEETIAAAREDLEWAQHWTKRG